The genomic stretch AAAAAATTGAAGATTGATAGGGACAATGTGCAAAAAGCATTGAGAGATAGAGTTGCTAAGCAGGATGCACTTGACGAGAGCCTCCGTTCCAAAACCGCTGAAGTTGAAGCACTCCAAGGCGTTGTCGCAGATTTGCATCGTCAAAACCGGAACCTAAAGGTTGTCATTTGCATTTTATGTATCGTCATTTGGCTATTGTCGTAGCTTAACTAATAGAACTCCAATGTAATAGTATATGCAAGTTGAACTCAAGTGTAATACACTACGGAATCAGGAATATTGTAGTGGTTTTTCCCCTATGAATGCATTGAGTTATTTTGCGCAGTGAGTATTTTGCTCAAACTgttctactactactactacaactAATATGCTATTTTCTGTAATAAATGACAAATGTGATGCTATAGGCATTAGAAACTTGTAATGGATGGAACACATGGCAAAAGCATAATATTATCCTGcctcaaaataacacacacgGTGTACACATAATAGTTTGGTGTCCAAAAAGCCCATAGTATTCATCCAAATACAACTACTGTTTCAGGCGACATACATTACTTTCTTCCAAATTCAACTACTAAAACCATCGGTCAACCATTGTTGGTGTTGCTTTGTTGCGTGGGGATTGAGCCATCCACAACTCCACGGCGTCCTCCACGACCTCCCCTTCTTCCAGCCCTTCCTCTTATTGCGATGGTACCACCTTCTGCATTGGACGGTGTCTTCCGAGGCCTTCCCATTTTGGCCTATAGGGTATGTAATTTGCAATGTTAGTAAAAATTGGAACAGAATAAAAACTGTGAGCGTACATTGATTACAACTATTGTGTATTACCTTTGGCTTTGGCAGAACCTCAACTGACTCGTTTTTGCAAGTCCTGGAGTTTTGGCCTTCTTGTAAACACTTCTGGCATGTCATCACACAAATTTTCCTCATTCTATTGGGTCTGCCCGGATCCTTCTTGAATGGGTCCCTCCTTCGCACCTTCTTGGGCCTACCGGGCATCTTCTTCACAGGTGGAGGTACAACCGGGTACCCCTCAGCTTGAGGCCAGAGCTTCTCCCCATTTAATGCTGGCAATCCATATCCATAGGCAGATGTGTACTTGCTCAAGGAGTAGTATTCGTGGACATAATCATCTACAGTCTGCTTGAGGAAGTGTATAGCAGCGCATGCATGGATACAAGGGATGCCAGTCAAATCCCATTTCTTACACCCACACTTCCTTAATGAAGGAGTCACCACAAACCTATCTTCAAAGTGACTAACTTCAAAGTTACCACCAACTGCAGGAATGGTAGTACAGTTTCTACTCTCATAGACCATAGCTTCAATTTTCTTCCTCACCTTTGGACACACATTTGAATTTACCCCAGCACTCTCTATGTCTACACTTTTTCTGTAAAGTCTCCCCATCAGCTTGGTTCTCATTTCATCTAGCATGTCTAACACATGTTTACTCCTAGCATCCAGAATATAGGCATTGAAACACTTACACACATTGTTCAGAATGACATCAGAGCAGTTGGAAGGTGTTAGAAAAGCCTTACAGAATTTGCTTGGGTTTTTGTCCATTAAGTCTGCATATGCCTGTCCATCTTCCTTCTCGAGTTCTCTGCAAGCAATCTCATACTCTTCCATGTAAGTGCTTCTAACAAGTTTCCAGAAGTGCTGTTTCAAAAGTGGACCTTTGTGAGTTTTTTTCCAATTTGCATAGATATGCCTTGCACAGTTTTTATGCTCAGCCGATGGAAGTAGTCTCTGTACTGCATTTTCCAGGCCCTATCAAGCAACATTGTCAGTGACAACATAACAAAGCACAAAATTGACTGCATAACAGATAAGTGAGTATAGTGAATACCTTTTGCTGATCACTGATAAGTGTAATGCCTACTCCTTCACCCAATGTCAAATCCTCACTCAGAATTTTAATAAACCAAGTCCAGCATACTTCATTTTCAGCCTCAACTACAGCCCAAGCAATGGGGTACATTTGATTGTTTCCATCAGTCCCTACGGCGGTGAGCAATATCCCACCAAGATATGTCTTGAGGAATGCCCCCATCTAGCCCAATTACAGGTCTACATCTCTCCTTGAATCCCTTTCGCATGCCACTAAAACCAATGTACAAAGCCTTGAAAACAGCACCTACATCGACATGTAGTTCGAACCTCACTTCTCTGTCAGCTTTACTCAACTCCAGAACATAGCTCCTCATCTTTGCATAATGAGCTTCCACCGTTCCCCTCAGCATGTCAATTGCTTTTCTCTTGGAGTGGTATAACCTCCATTTGGTTGCATCAAAGGCAAACCGTTGCATCAAGTCCTTCCCCAACTCCTTATAGCTGAACTCTGGCCGGATTCTAAACACATGCAAGTATTTTCTTGCAATCCAGTTTGAGGTCACAATCTTGTTTCTCATAGCCCTAGGACATGTGTGCTCTGGTTCAAGTTTCTTAATTACTACAGAACCATTCATCTTCACTAGGCTCCCAGAACATAACCACTTACAAGGACTCTTGCAAGCTGCCTCAAATGCCTTCGTACTTGCTCTTTTGAAGTGAATCTCCCACCCATTCTCTACTGCATTGTCTGTTAGAGCATCCCTTGCTTGAAAACCATCAATAAAGCCCATTCCAAGGCACAATGTCAAATTTTTATGATCACACCGTGGATCATACATCACTTTACCATGCCTTTCCAGCCTTCTTCTCCCTTCATCTTGAGAATCAGTTGAACTGGAGTATATGTCACCTTCTTCAGAATTGTCGTCCTCAGACACATAGGCACTTTTTTGCCCTCCACTGACTAGGCCATAGAAGATTTCATCAGTAACCACAAACtctgtttctttcttttcttttgtcttcttccTCCCCTGTGTGTATTCCTCATCCTCAGACACTAACTCCTCAGCCTCCATGTCATCATCAGTCTCCTCTTCATCAGAGGATGGTATATAACTCTCATCCTCCTCACTATCATATCCCACCCCCACTGCCATACTGTTATCAGCCTTATCCCCTACACTCTCATAAATTCTGTCTCTCATTCCCACAGCTTCATTTACAACACCCAAATCCTCAGCATCATTGTCCTTACCTCCCACATCATCCCCCAAGACATCAGCATCAGAGTTCCTATATGCCTCATCCTCAACAACACTCTTACCCTTGTCTTTAGCTATATGATCCATCTTACCCACATCCTCACCCACACTCTTTCCAACTTCATTAGCATCACAATTCCTATCTCCCACCCTCTCACCCATAGTTTCAACCACTGACCTCATACTAGACTGGAACAATCTCTTCTTAATACTA from Salvia splendens isolate huo1 chromosome 15, SspV2, whole genome shotgun sequence encodes the following:
- the LOC121766704 gene encoding uncharacterized protein LOC121766704 produces the protein MYPIAWAVVEAENEVCWTWFIKILSEDLTLGEGVGITLISDQQKGLENAVQRLLPSAEHKNCARHIYANWKKTHKGPLLKQHFWKLVRSTYMEEYEIACRELEKEDGQAYADLMDKNPSKFCKAFLTPSNCSDVILNNVCKCFNAYILDARSKHVLDMLDEMRTKLMGRLYRKSVDIESAGVNSNVCPKVRKKIEAMVYESRNCTTIPAVGGNFEVSHFEDRFVVTPSLRKCGCKKWDLTGIPCIHACAAIHFLKQTVDDYVHEYYSLSKYTSAYGYGLPALNGEKLWPQAEGYPVVPPPVKKMPGRPKKVRRRDPFKKDPGRPNRMRKICVMTCQKCLQEGQNSRTCKNESVEVLPKPKAKMGRPRKTPSNAEGGTIAIRGRAGRRGGRGGRRGVVDGSIPTQQSNTNNG